The proteins below are encoded in one region of Hordeum vulgare subsp. vulgare chromosome 3H, MorexV3_pseudomolecules_assembly, whole genome shotgun sequence:
- the LOC123439607 gene encoding chitinase 10-like, whose product MAPHARGLRFLIAVAVFSAAAAVAAGARHGAAGQCGPVGAIVTEQLYSSLFLHKDDAVCPAKGFYTYASFIRATKKFPKFGATGDMVTRRREIAAFLAQISHETTGGWETAPDGPYSWGLCYKEEISPQSSYCDATDKQWPCYPGKSYHGRGPIQISWNFNYGPAGQALGFDGLRNPELVANCSDTAFQTALWFWMTPREAKPSCHQVMVGEYCPSRADAAANRTAGFGLVTNIVNGGLECNIADDARVNNRIGFYRRYCQVLGVDVGPNIDCAHQLPY is encoded by the exons ATGGCACCTCACGCGCGCGGCCTCCGTTTCCTCATCGCCGTCGCCGTCTTCTCGGCCGCCGCGGCCGTGGCAGCTGGGGCGCGGCACGGCGCCGCCGGGCAGTGCGGCCCGGTGGGGGCGATAGTCACCGAGCAGCTCTACTCGTCCCTGTTCCTGCACAAGGACGACGCCGTCTGCCCCGCCAAGGGGTTCTACACCTACGCGTCCTTCATCCGCGCCACCAAGAAGTTCCCCAAGTTCGGCGCCACCGGCGACATGGTGACGCGCAGGCGCGAGATCGCCGCCTTCCTCGCGCAGATCTCCCACGAGACGACCGGCGGCTGGGAGACCGCGCCGGACGGGCCCTACTCGTGGGGGCTGTGCTACAAGGAGGAGATCAGCCCGCAGAGCAGCTACTGCGACGCCACGGACAAGCAGTGGCCGTGCTACCCCGGCAAGTCCTACCATGGCCGAGGCCCCATCCAAATCTCATG GAACTTCAACTACGGACCGGCGGGGCAGGCGCTGGGGTTCGACGGGCTGCGGAACCCGGAGCTGGTGGCCAACTGCTCGGACACGGCGTTCCAGACGGCGCTGTGGTTCTGGATGACGCCCAGGGAGGCCAAGCCGTCGTGCCACCAGGTGATGGTCGGCGAGTACTGCCCCAGCAGGGCCGACGCGGCCGCGAACCGCACGGCGGGGTTCGGGCTGGTCACCAACATCGTCAACGGCGGCCTCGAGTGCAACATCGCCGACGACGCGCGGGTCAACAACCGGATCGGCTTCTACCGGAGGTACTGCCAGGTCCTCGGCGTCGACGTCGGGCCCAACATCGACTGCGCGCACCAGCTGCCGTACTAG
- the LOC123439606 gene encoding agamous-like MADS-box protein AGL80 produces MARKKVTLQYIPNDSTRRGTFKKRRRGLIKKASELAILCDVRACVLVYGEGETVPEVFPSHVGAVKILNIFKSMPELEQCKKMMNQEGFLRQRIDKLRDQVHKFGRESWDREIKTLLHKAVRGNLPGLVGLNIEELTSVGWKVEMLLKGIGDRIAKLHVHPPAPYVTDIMEMGSPTIYQAPATQEGWVDMARSEGDLGALVCSGYSGGHDAASTSSSVGCSGGDMMQPIDPGFGWRWGVDLGASSTPFPPM; encoded by the coding sequence ATGGCTCGCAAGAAGGTGACTCTCCAGTACATCCCCAACGACTCGACCCGACGTGGCACCTTCAAGAAGCGCCGCAGGGGCCTGATCAAGAAGGCCAGTGAGCTGGCCATCCTGTGTGATGTCAGGGCCTGTGTGCTGGTGTATGGCGAGGGCGAGACGGTGCCGGAGGTGTTCCCATCCCACGTCGGGGCGGTGAAAATCCTGAACATATTCAAGAGCATGCCGGAGCTGGAGCAGTGCAAGAAGATGATGAACCAGGAGGGCTTTCTCCGCCAGCGCATCGACAAGCTCCGGGACCAGGTCCACAAGTTCGGGCGTGAGTCCTGGGACCGTGAGATCAAGACCCTCCTGCACAAGGCTGTGCGTGGCAACCTCCCAGGCCTCGTCGGCCTCAACATTGAGGAGCTCACCAGCGTCGGCTGGAAGGTGGAAATGCTCCTCAAGGGCATCGGTGATCGCATCGCGAAACTCCACGTACATCCTCCAGCTCCATACGTAACCGACATCATGGAGATGGGGTCTCCGACGATATATCAGGCGCCGGCTACGCAGGAGGGCTGGGTCGACATGGCGAGGTCTGAAGGGGACCTCGGTGCTCTTGTCTGTAGTGGCTACTCTGGTGGCCACGACGCCGCGAGCACCAGCTCCAGCGTCGGCTGCTCCGGCGGTGACATGATGCAACCCATTGATCCCGGGTTCGGTTGGCGGTGGGGCGTTGACCTTGGAGCGTCTTCGACTCCTTTCCCTCCCATGTAA